The sequence TCGGACGCTGACGTTGAGCGCGAACTGGAAATGATCCAGCGCCGCCACGCCAAGACCAAGGACGCCGAAGAAGGCACAGCTGCGGGCGCCAACCACCTCGTGACCATCTCGCAAAAAGCCAAGGTCGATGGCGAAGAATTCCCTGAATTCACCTTCGAAAGCGTTCCGGTCGAGCTGGGTAAAAAATATCTGCTGCCTGAACTCGAAGATGCTCTCACAGGCATGAAAGCCGGTGAAGAGAAGGAACTGAGCATTCAGGTTCCTGAGCACGTCAACGACAAGAGCAAAGTGGGCAAGACTGCTCAGTGCACTGTCAAATTGGAAAAAGTTGTCGAGATCCTGTTGCCCGAAATCAACGATGAGCTGGCCAAGGACATGGGTGTTGACTCCCTCGACGCTTTGAAAACCAATATCCGTGATCGTCTGCAGCGTCAGGCGGAAGGCGCCAAGCGCAGCCAGCTCGAAACAGCCATCTTCGACCAACTGTCGGCCTCGAATAACTTCGAAGTGCCACCCTCCATGGTCGATCAGGTGATCGACAGCATGTTCGACGAGATGGAATTCCAAAACGATGCCCAGCGCAAAGCAGCCAAGTCGAACGAAGACGAGCGCAAACGCCTGCGTGACACGGCCAAACAAAGAGCGAAGAATACCCTGATTCTTTCCGAGATCATCAAATCGGAAAGCATTCAGGTGAACGATGACGACTTTGACTCCTATGTCAAAGAGTTGGTCGGCGGAGCCCAGGCCGGCAAGGAATTGGATGCCAAGCTCATCGAAAGCATCAAGGCTTCGATGGGTCCTCATGCCCGCGAATCCTTGCTGTTCAAGAAGGCCCTGGATTTTGTCATCGACAATGCCAAGGTCACCGAGTCTGCCGCTCGCACTTAAGCCTTTAATTTCAAAAATTCTTTCTGATACAATAATCTCCAGTCCAAATCCGGACTGGAGATTTTTTTTACGTCGACTTCAAAGCTGATTCTCTGCCCAAAAAGGAAGGATTTTTTTTCGCCTAAAGTCTTTGATCCGTCCGTCGAAAACCTATCAGGTTTTTTAAAGCTCCAGCAGGGAGCGTGAAAACCATGAGCGACGCGGCGTGGAACCAATTGCGGTTCGGCGATAGGAAGCATCTTGTCTTTGGCTGAGTTGTGGCTTAAGTTAAAGCATGTATGTATTGACAACTGCAACAGATTTTGTGGTTACGATACACGAAGCTAAACCCTGTGCTGCATAAGGAAGTGGGAATGGCCATCATACCAACTGTCGTGGAACAGACGAACCGAGGGGAGCGAGCCTGGGATATATATTCCCGCTTGCTAATGGAACGGATCGTGATGTTGGGCTCGCCGATTTACGATGAAATCGCGAATACCATTGTTGCGCAGCTTCTGTATCTCGAAAGCGTTGACCCTGAGAAGGACATCAGTATCTATATCAATTCGCCCGGGGGAAGTATCACGGCCGGATTGGCTATTTATGACTGTATGCAGTTGATCCGTCCGGACATCCGGACCTATTGTATCGGACAGTGCTGTTC comes from Oligoflexus sp. and encodes:
- the tig gene encoding trigger factor, translated to MKALVEEVNTVQRRIKVELSAVDVKSAFDSVYRKLQQKARINGFRPGKAPMNVIRKMYGSSIAYDVADQLVRNHLFSAIEQQSLRPIAAPVLETMDLPKEDNDYSFSALVDILPALKIEGYKGLNLEASTSEVSDADVERELEMIQRRHAKTKDAEEGTAAGANHLVTISQKAKVDGEEFPEFTFESVPVELGKKYLLPELEDALTGMKAGEEKELSIQVPEHVNDKSKVGKTAQCTVKLEKVVEILLPEINDELAKDMGVDSLDALKTNIRDRLQRQAEGAKRSQLETAIFDQLSASNNFEVPPSMVDQVIDSMFDEMEFQNDAQRKAAKSNEDERKRLRDTAKQRAKNTLILSEIIKSESIQVNDDDFDSYVKELVGGAQAGKELDAKLIESIKASMGPHARESLLFKKALDFVIDNAKVTESAART